The DNA window TGGGGAAGCTTTGCAATTAactttttcactcttttagGAAGTTTCCTTAATTGTTGAAATAAAGGCTTTGTATTCAAGGAAACTTCATCGGTGCTAGTAGTGACAACACCAGGCTGCTGAAACATAAGAGAATTCCTTTCTGCTCGATTTGCTAAGATAGCAATCCTGTGATGAATTTCAACATCAAGTGACTATAAGAAGCAATCTCTTCTCTGTACACAACAACAAAACGAAAGAGCATACTATGGTCCACACAGGCCAATATACCAATAGGTATATTTCAAGCTCATGAAGCCAGTGTGTTTTTCACATGGCAGCTTTTTTCTAAAGCttattactttttcttttttaacatGGTTGATGTGTAAGCTACAGTTACAATTTGAAATGCAAATGGGACGTAAGAATCTCTTCTTTCTAAGATTCCTGGGGAAGGAGAATACTATTGAAATACCTTCAACAGCAAGATGAAATATGCTTTGCTATAGCGAGCAGTAAGCAATATATTTGTAAGAATTATCTTTATGGGCCTTAACACTCTTTGAGAAGTGAATACAGAAATGATAAAGAATATGTTGGCACATACCCTGCTCCGAATAGTACTGCTCCAACAATTAGCTTTGGCAATTGCTTTTTCGTGGAATCCAGGAAACCCTGGAAGACTAATGCTGGAGTGAACTCTGTCCCATCAACtgcaaaggaaaagaatgatGCTGAAAAAAAGCGAGAAGATTTTTTCAATAGAGCCTTTGGGGAATTTACAGGTGAGCCTTCTCTGGTCAAATCCTTCTGTGTTTCCGGCTTTTTTGCTTGACTCAAAATAGACTTCTCTGCTCCAGATTCAACCTCTTTAGAGGAGTCTGAACTCAATTTTCCATTCTCGCTATCACTTAAGTAATATGGTTGATCAGAGTCTTCAGAATCTGAAAAGCTACCTGGTAGAGATTTAATAACTAAGGAATCACCACTAAGTGGTAAATCTCTATCCATTTCAACAGCAATATCACCAGATATTTCTGGAACTGCCTTATTATCCTCATTCTCAACTTCTTCAATAACATTTAACCCCTGTGTGATTTCCGAAGTGTCGACAAAAGAACTTGACAAGGATTTCTCCACTTTCTGTAAAGCTATTTCAGCATCACTAACCCTTTGGGCAGCCTCAAGTTCAAAAGCAACAGCTTGCTCAGCCAAAAGCATTATATTTGCGACATCTTCTTCAGCTTTCAACGCATTCAATTGTGCCTTTTCAGCCAACTCATTCAACCGGTCCACTTCCTTCTGTAACTCTTCCTTTTTACTCTGTAAGCGCTTCAATTCCGCATCacaattttccaaatttgccCGGCATTCTTTGATGTCCTCCTGAGCAACTAACAACACTTCTTGCTCATCCTTGCCATCAATCTCCCCCTCACTATTTATTGATGTTTCCGGAAAATCATTTCCTCCTTTTGCCAGCTCCATTGACTCTATTGCCACCTGAAGCCTTGCCTCTGCTAATGAAAGAGCCATGGTAGCCTTTTGAACAGCTTCTTTGGCAGCATATTCTTCCTTCACTATCTGTTGTACAGAATCAAGAGTAGAGTTCACATCATTCCTAGCATGGGTTGCTTCATCTTGCAAAGCTATTGCTGTTTCTGATATTTTCTGGGCCTTCTCCTCGAACATGGTACTGTTAAGTCTTGCAACTTCCAGTTCTTTTATAGCCTTTTGCAGCAATTCTCTAAGCTCATCAACAGTTGGTGCAACCGTTTCTACTGCTTCTGCTTCTCCACCGGCTTCTCTGGAACCAGCTGACCCTACACCATCAGTAGGCACAGAACTGGATCCTTCATCACCAGTATCTACATATTCCATATTTCTGCCATTTCCATCAATAAATGCTAAAGAATCGTTGCTTTGACACTCTGAATGAACCATCCCCATCTTTCTACCATTATagttacagttcaagaatcgCTTGTGCTTAGAAATTTGCAAGGCACCATCAAACTTGCTACCACAAACCAGACTCAAGTGAATGGAATCGCTAGAAGATACAATTCTGTTTCTCTTATTAGGCACCTTATAAATTACTCTTGAACCACCACTCAACTTGGCATCAAGAGCTCTACTTCTAAGCACATATCTGAGGCCAAACTGATCCAACGTCTTGCAATGCGTTCTTTCACTACCACATAACACATTTTGCTTCCAAATATGACAAGATAAATCCATGTTTACAGGAAAATGAGACAGGTCCTTCCAAAACCACCCAGTGTTCAATCACATACTCGCACCAACAGTGCAATCATTCAGCCAAACACCTGGtcaaacaaaatcaagaaccGCTCATGAAATGTGGATACGAACCATTAACCACAcactgacacaaccctaaaaCCACAAGCACGCGGGTCAAGTGAAAAACATGAACATCATTCCATTCATCCGATCGGTCACTCGTGCATTCAATTCAAACGAATCAATCATAAACACATACAACTGTTCACACGGAGCACAAAACAACATAGCAATGCAATCAAATCCAAAACGCAGCCGGCAGATAAAATTTATNaaaaaaaaaaaaaaaaaaaaaaaaaaaaaaaaaaaaaaaaaaaaacaagtaataACAACACACGAGCTACCAATACACACTCACAAGACGTTTCTATCCGAAAACGCACTATCCAGACATATTAAACCATATTTCTCAACAGAGGATGAACAAACCGATGCCGAAGGCTGAGAAAACAATGGTGAACGTCGGCGGCAGAGAAACTCAGAGAGAACACGAAGCTCCGGCTACGACAGTCCGGGAGATGCAGAAATGGAAACAAATGAGAGAAAATTTGTAGTGAATTCGCGTATTGTTTGGATGGTGGGAAAATGAAAGTTTCGGCCGAGAAAAGCCACCAGCTGCTCTTTGATATTTCTCGCGATTTTACAGAAATGGCCCTTCGTTGGTCGACGGGCTCATCGTTGATTCGTTTGCGGGGCGTTGGATATTCCGAATGAAAGGCACAAAGACACGCGCGCTTTTTAGGCGCGTGATACGCAGTCGACTAATAAAAGGCATAATGATCAAGTGGAGGGAGTCGAGTGAAGGAAGCTCCCTGTCAGCGACAGCGCGAGTTTAGTATTTTACAACTACTTTAattatccaattttttaaatatattattacaaTTGGGGATAATTTAACTatgagaaaaaattaaaaaaaattcgattCCACCATTGTAGGATAAGAACAGGTCGGGTTTAGAGCGCATGAAACTCGCGGGCACTAGGACCATAGGTTTAGAGCGCATGAAACTCGCGGGCACTAGGACCATAGGTTTAGAGCGCATGAAACTCGCGGGCACTAGGACGATAAGACCGTCCCAAAAAGgcaatgttttatttgttaatttaattttttgattttttgatttttttttagaaaatctcaattttcattaatataatagttttttcaattttataaaattagaaaataattatgtgtATTTATGACCTTTCTAATActattttgacattttttttttaatatttaattcgcatattaatcaattaaatttgcaTGGATGGTATTTAAAGAAGGTCCTCTCCCTAACCAAAATAAAACCGTGTGGGAACAACAACCTAAgacaaataatatcataatcaAACACTGAGTCATGAACGACCTAAGATGgttaggctattacaaataatatcataacCAAACGgttaggctattacaaataatatcataacCAAACACTGAGTCACGCTAGTCTCCAAGGAAGTTGGATTGTACTGAGTCACGCTAGTCTCCAAGGAAGTTGGATTGTAAGGTGTGCCCAGTGTGCCATCTCCAAAGAgattggattgtgagatgtGCCCAATGTGCCATGCCAATAAAGACGCTAGTCTCCAAGTAggttggattgtaagatcccacaccaaatgcattttaaaaccgttggattgtaagatcccacaccaaatgcattttaaaaccgtgaagctgacgatATATAACAGGCGAAAGCAAATGGTAAACTTACATTTGAATTCGATCGTGTGTGTGGTACTACAAACTTTCATTTAACAACAAAAATCCAAAGCTGTCTACTGAGATAtaagaagacaagaaagaataGCCCCAATAGTGCTTGTGGGACAAAATGGTTCACAGAATATTGTCTGGGAATATGCTAAGATATCAAACTAACTCAATGACAAAAAACTAGACTGCTAATAACAAgtaaaaaagggaaataaagTATCTCGAGCTCTAGTACAAAGGAGCAAGCAGAGACCCATGCTCGAGACACTAACCACTTAAAAATGATAGGTGAAATGGTGTAGCACGATCAGAACcgaacaaaatcaaaccaacaaATAGGAATTGAATATCTGATAGCAGTGAGGTTCGGCTGTTACAGTTCTATATCATACTTACCTCATCTAAAATGTCGCGAAAGTGGGTCGAACTACAACTACGAAATGGTAAATAGCATGTAATGGAATGGGTAGCAAAATGTATTTGGTGATATTTGAAATTGCAGGTAAGATCTGCATTTTATTCCAGAATCTCATTCACACAGAAACTATGGTGCAATTCTTTGAAAGCTGTGTGTACAAGGCTGACAAATAGGGCCTTGAATTACAACATTATAAATAGGAAGTCAATGTGAATgtgaacaaaaacaaatggtGAAGGTTTTGGTTTCTCTTTCCcagtagaaaataaatttggtagTTTCATAAGAAGAATGaagcgaagaagaagaagaagagaattcTCAAATGCTGGTAGAGCAGAAAAGGCATTTCAAGATTGCTCTACTGCATGATCCTCGGATTGAGGCTGAGACTCGGCATCTTCTTCGGCGCGATCGGCCGGGGGTGTGGCGTTTTTCTTGTTTGCAGCAGCTTCAAGGACATGGTTGTAGTTGCCTTTGACCATGAACAGCTGAGAAAAATGGTGCTTGCAGTACAATACTCCATCAAGAGCAGCATATGAACCGTGTGTCAAATGGCATCCACCATGAGCACATCtaaagcaattcttgtggtagcaTTCCCCCTCCAGAGTCACCTGTTTAGCCATATatacatttcaattttcaattttctcaagCCATATACGAACCTAGATGTAACGCATCAATCACAGATCATTTGCTTTGAAAACTGAaccataaaacaaaacattttcttttaaactaCGTAAAACAGACGAACAACGTTCATGAAACGCCTCTATACGCACTTAAAAAGTCATTACAAACCCGTTCTATATCTCATTCCTGAGAGGTGGCAGGTTTCAATCAGACAACAACAACCCAGTAACAATGTGATATCAAAGAAAGGGAAGAACTACAGACCTTCTCTAATGGATAAACTGTTTTGGTGCAAACAGAACATTTATCTTGAGTTCCAGAGAACATGGAGGAGAGTTTGCTGGGGGTCCTTGTCTGTCaaagattatgaaatttgtatCAAAATTACAGCATTTTCATGGAGAGCACAAGCTTCAAATTTCATGAACTATCAATATAAAATGAGGATAAAATGATCATAGGAATGATAATTGATCATATTATACAAACCAATAGACTCGAGCAAGCCctaaattgaaacaaaatcaCAACCATACAAAATTTGTGTTTATCAACAACATTAGGAATGGCATATTCAAAATCAGGATTTGGAAGAACATTTAGACTTAATCCTAATAAGCTTAGATATGAAATTGTAAAACACCAGAATTTTGCAGTTTCTGTTTTCTAAACCTAAGAACAATGAAAAGAGTGGGAGCCTACCAGTTCACTTTGCTTCTCAGAAGGCTTGGCTGTTGTGATTCAATACCATGGAAATGAGAGAATGTCAGGAAATTAAGGAAAAGTAAAACAGGAACAAATAGAAGAATGGAAAGAAATGTGTATTACTTTGAAAGTTCTTGCTGAAATTTCCAGATTCTTTAAAGAGTTGCTCGAAATGAGTCTTGCAATACAGGACACCATCCATCCATGAGTAGCTGCTCATCTGTAATAGACAACGAACTCGGATCAAATCCGCCAAAATCGAGTGTTCTAATACGAAATGATGATTTCAAATTGAGAGAGACTAACCGAAAGAGTGCCTTTGCAGTGGCTGCATTTGAAGCAATGCTTGTGGTAAGGAATTCCTTCAAGAGACAATAAATCAACGACATAAACAGTCTTATCACAAGCCTTGCATTTATCCAACGTTCCTGTGAAAGCCATTACGAAGCAAATTACTCTTTTACAAGATGGACTCGATCCGAGATCCAAGAACTTcgggagaaggaaaaaaaagaaagaattcaCCCccagaaaccaagaaaaaaacaagGGCGATTAGAACCCCAAGCCGTCCGAAGCCTTGTCTGCCAGATTAATTCGAATGCGACGGGACAAGATGAAAGGCTTCCAGTGATTAACTACAAAACCAAATTTATACATCAGAAATCTGAATCCAAATCTGTCAGAAACTCTGAATCACAACTGCCATCCGCTCCAATTTTGGACATAATGGGCTGAATTCGAGGGAAAAGGACGAATCGGTCGACCAATTCAAAGGAACTCCAGCTTTTTCAGAGAAAAATGGAGAGAGGAAAGATtgctaaaaatatatatttctaaataaaaaaaaatatagtacctcttttattttatttcatccaAAAGTCCTTGTCATTTTATTTCCATGGCCTAGCCTTGTCAGTACCTAGCGGCTTTTTTGTTCCAATGAATCGtagataaaattatttattttatttaaaaacacaaaaaatttttgaaacaaaaaaaatacaaacaacaagaatcataagatttattatttgattcctatgatacaaaaaaaaaagatgatatAGAATCAAGGTGCTATTCCTTACTATTATTTCAGtactagaatagaattaaaaaaattgttaattttttaattaaaatgagtcCTCTTTTCCTAATCTCATCAGTTGCCCTGATGAAAATACTTCTCGAATTTTCATGATTCTTTTCTGATCcgatctttttattatttattactacGACTTATTTTCGTCTTCGACAAAAGGTCAATTTATATGCAATAATTGCATTGTAGCGGATATAGTTTAGTGGTAAAAGTGCGATTCGTTCTATTAATCCCTTAATAGTTAAGGGATCCTTCGGAATTATTAATATTCCGAtcaaaaactttttttcttaaaaggaTTTAATCCTTTACCTCTCGATGAAAGATTCgaggaaaaatataaattctcgTGATTTgtatccaaaaataaattcgaaattgaaaaaattggaTCACGAAATTAcgaaacataattttattgaattggATCAATACTTCCAATTGAAGGAATAAGGGATCCATGGATAAAGGTAGAATTTTTTCTAATCGTAActaaatcttcaattttttctttggatAAGGGAGATTGAAGCAAAACAAAATAGCTATTAAACAGTGTCTTTGGACTGAAGGACAGCGTTTACCGGGTTTTACTTTTAGCGCCCCTCAAACGACGCCGTTCCATCTGGTTTTGAGCTTTCGCCTATTGAAAATTAACCTTATTATAcatgataaaatataaataataatactcaCAATTTGATTAATTCCAACATGTTATATTACTTATCTTTATTGTATTTATCGAGCTCTAAACACATACAAAAACGTCCCAAACCCTTTCCTCCCTATCGTTTTGGTGAAAAATGTACTACTTGCTTACTCGAGCACTTAGGGGATGTGTActtaaaatctcaattttttcGTCagtgtaatattaaaatatactGATATAcctaattataaatattcgATAATAACTAATATGAATGcatataaaatatgatatatgttttgatttaacactattgttatttttaaaattttaaaagttgctATCAAAATAActaatttctcaaaataaaaaaaataaaataaaataataataaaaataataaaaaatttctctttttaaaaaataagaataaaaaaaaaattaatccaaaattttggaaTTCAAAAGATTTAAACATTAGAAGCAAAAGGTAGGACTTCAGAAATTTAAGGTTAAGCAATCCAACAGCAGAAGGCAAGACACTTCATTGTCTAGTAGAAGAACCGTCTGCTTCAGGAATTTTAGCTCTCTTTTGTTCAGGAGATCTGATATGGTCTTTCCATGGTGATCGATTCTCCACGAGCAATTTACGTTACGCCACCATCTAGAATGTACGAACGGATATCTTTAACTTCGTATATTTCGACCTTCACATGTTCAAGTCATTCCATTTGCCTCTAGCTCTGCTATGGGGGAATGGCCAACTTCTGGTGCGAAGGATCCTGTACGAGGTTTCAGATATCCTTTCGAACCTTTCATCTTGTTTCAACTACACAACTGTGTCACATTTCAAGATAACTTCATTTTTCCATTGCACTAGCAGTATGCAGCTCGTGATTTTCTACACATTGGTTGgtgaggagaacaaaccaccatttataagggtgtggaaaccttcccctagcagacacgttttaaagccttgaggggaagcccgaaagggaaaacccatagaggacaatatctgcaagcggtggatctgggtcgttacaattctATAGATACTCCAAACTCTATTAGCACGTGTTTGGAAAGCATGCAACTTGTTTAAGTTCACAGCGCAATCCGTTAATCATCTGATATATTTTATCAGATTTCGGATGTGATCGATCGAACACTGTAAATTCATGAACCTCATTATTGACCTCGATGGAACTAGCACCCGATGGTTTTTGAGTTCCAATACTCCGCATTCTCAACCTCACATCGGCAACACAGTCCCAATCGCCTGCTGCAGCATATATGTTCGACAACATGGATAAATTACCCGGATTAGATGGTTCCAACTTAACCAAATGATCAAGAACCTCTCTTGCAAGTTCGACAGCATTATGCATACGACATGCCCCTAAAAGGGTGCCCCAGA is part of the Cucurbita pepo subsp. pepo cultivar mu-cu-16 chromosome LG03, ASM280686v2, whole genome shotgun sequence genome and encodes:
- the LOC111790073 gene encoding LIM domain-containing protein PLIM2c-like, which produces MAFTGTLDKCKACDKTVYVVDLLSLEGIPYHKHCFKCSHCKGTLSMSSYSWMDGVLYCKTHFEQLFKESGNFSKNFQTKPSEKQSELTRTPSKLSSMFSGTQDKCSVCTKTVYPLEKVTLEGECYHKNCFRCAHGGCHLTHGSYAALDGVLYCKHHFSQLFMVKGNYNHVLEAAANKKNATPPADRAEEDAESQPQSEDHAVEQS